AGCGGGCCAGCCCGATCTCGAGGTCGACGCCTCCGACCTCGACGCCGAGGCCCTCCCCCTCGATCGTGACGTCCCGCGCGAGGGAGCGGTACGTCAGGCCGGGACGCAGACTCCACGCACCGCCCAGGGCGATGTCCAGCCCGGCACCGAGCTCCCAACCCCAGCCGTGTCCCGAGTCGTCGACGACGTCGCCGTCGGCGTTCTCGAGTTCGAAGTGCCGGAGCACCGCCCCACCGCGGACGAAGTACCCGAGGCGGCCCCCGCCGACCGGATGAACGAACTGCAGGCCAAAGCTGTACCCCGTCTGCTCCAGCGAGCCGTCGGTGAGCCGGTCCCCGGTGCCGAAGTGGTGCCAGCCCCAACCCGCGTAGGCCGCGAGGTGCGGCTGGATCCGATAGGCCAGGGTGGCCTCGAAACCGGCGCCCGTCCCGAGGTCGGAGCCGCCGAGATCGCCCGCGACGGGGTCGAGGCCGGTTCGGAGCTCCCAGCTCCAGCGATCGGAGGCGTGGGATTGCCCGGCCGTGATTCCGGCGAGGGCGACGAGAAGGATCGTGACGAGGCGTGTCATGGCTGTCCCTCCAGCACGGGATGGTGTCCGGGGATCGGAGCCGCCGGCGACCATCGCTGCGGCCTCGCCGATCCGATGCGAAGGCTAGGCAGCACGGACCTTCGATGCTGTTGTGGAACTGTTCGAAACTGTATCGTTCTGTAGCCCGACGACGGGGGCGTCGCCCTCGGCTCCGGTCCCCGCGCCGACGATCCTGCGATCCATCCACTCCGAGGACCCGTGCGACACCGCATACTGCTCGTCGAAGACGATCAC
This region of Candidatus Krumholzibacteriia bacterium genomic DNA includes:
- a CDS encoding outer membrane beta-barrel protein, with translation MTRLVTILLVALAGITAGQSHASDRWSWELRTGLDPVAGDLGGSDLGTGAGFEATLAYRIQPHLAAYAGWGWHHFGTGDRLTDGSLEQTGYSFGLQFVHPVGGGRLGYFVRGGAVLRHFELENADGDVVDDSGHGWGWELGAGLDIALGGAWSLRPGLTYRSLARDVTIEGEGLGVEVGGVDLEIGLARSF